The genomic interval TCAGCGGGTTGTCGGAATAGGTCCGGCAGAGCGAGGGATGGCTGCCGCCGCAATGGTAGCATTCGCGGTTGTTTTCGATCACCAGCTTCCAGTTGCCCTTCTCTACGATGGTCGAGGTGAAGGCGACCTTGGCATTCGACAGGTCGCTGGCGCCGACGTAATCGCGCAGATAGCTGCCAAGGCGTTCGAAATCCGGCGGGTTGTCGGCCAGGCAGATGAAGACCATGCCGCCCTCGGTCCGGCAATGCACCGGCTTCAGGCTGTATTTCGAGGCATCGAAATCCGGCCCCATGTCGCGGGCAAACAGCAGCTTGCCGTCCAGGTCGTAGGTCCACTGGTGATAGGGGCAGACCAGCTTGGGCGAGGAGCCGTTCTGCTTGGGGCAGAGCCGCTGGCCGCGATGGCGGCAGACATTGTGGAAGGCGCGGATCTGGCCGTCGGCGCCGCGCACGATCACCACCGGATATTCGCCGATCTGCAGCGTGGCGTGGTTGCCGGTCTTGGGGATGTCGCAGGAGGGAATGGCAAACAGCCATTCGCGATACCAGAGATTCTCCAGATCGGCGTGAAAGACGCCCTCGTCGCAGTAGAGGTCGCGGCTGAGCGAGAAGTTCTTCCGCCGGTCGGCGAGCTGGTTCAGGATTTCGACTGTGTTCAGCATGGCTGGATTCCGCTGGCTAAGGGACGTGCTGTCCCCAGGAATGCACCCGTTTTCCGACTCGCAATTCTTCAAATGCGACGCTCGGATGACGGAAACGGACATCGGCCGGTTTCGCAGGCCCTCCGGGACGACGCGGCTCCGTCGCCTAGGGGCCTTCTGGACGGCTACGGGGCCGGCCCGGCCGGCGCCGACCGGACAGGGCGGGCATAACCTTGTGGATAAGCGCGGGCGACTCGGGGGGCGTGGGCTGTGGAGAGCCGGGCCCCTTTCTCATCGCCGTGGATCACCCTGCCGGACGGGATGCGAACAAAGCCGGTTTCTCCACATGTTCAAAATCTGTCAGGAATTGCCCCCAAGCTGTGGAAAAGAAAAATTTTCACAAACTTATCCACAGGGTGCATCCGGTTACTGTGCTGTTTTAACGCCTGTTTTTCGTTAACGGATGGTTAACGCGGTTTTTTTCCCCAGCAAGCCGAAGGTGGGGAAATCCGGCGTGGAACAGGGATTTCCCGTCATCCACAGGCCCAACCACAACATCATCCTTTCTTTCTCTTCATTCTTTTTTGATAGAGGAGAGGTCGCTGGAGGTGCCTCATGACCGATTTCCTGGCTCTTGCTTACCCGTGGATCAAAGCCCTGCATGTGATGGCGGTGATCTCGTGGATGGCCGGGCTGTTCTATCTGCCGCGGCTTTTCGTCTATCATGCCGAGCGCGGGCATACGGGCCAGGAACCGGCGCAATCCTTCCGGATCATGGAGGACAAGCTGCTGCGCATGATCATGCGGCCGGCGATGATCGTCACCTGGATCGCCGGGCTGGCGCTGGTGCTGACGCCGGGCATCGTGGACTGGACGATGATCTGGCCGTGGAGCAAGGCGGCGGGCGTCCTGGCGATGACCTGGTTCCACCTCTGGCTGGCCGGCCAGCGCAAGGCGCTGTTGCGCGGGCAGGGGCTGAGCGGCCGGCGCTATCGGATGATGAACGAATTGCCGACGCTGTTCATGGTGGTGATCGTGCTTTCGGTGATCGTGAAATTCTAGGAAGAATTGACTCTCGCCCGGATTCTGCCTATGTGACGCGCATCCGCCGTCCGGCGGGAATTTTCCAGACACAGTTTCCAATGCGCGCCGATCCTGCGTCGGGCAGCGCGCGCCCATAGGCTAGACATGACCGAAGAACGCCTCAACCTGTCCGATCTCAAGGCCAAGAGCCCGGCCGACCTGCTGTCCATGGCCGAGGAATGGGAGATCGAGAACGCCTCGACCATGCGCAAGGGCGAGATGATGTTCTCGATCCTGAAAGAGCATGCCGAGGAAGGCTTCGAGATCGGCGGCGACGGCGTCCTTGAGGTGGTGCAGGACGGTTTCGGCTTCCTGCGCTCGACCGAGGCGAACTATCTGCCCGGCCCCGACGACATCTATGTCAGCCCCGACATGATCCGCCAGCATTCGCTGCGCACCGGCGACACGGTCGAGGGGGTGATCCGCGCCCCGGGTGAGAACGAGCGCTATTTTGCCCTGACCAAGGTCGAGCGGATCAATTTCGAGCATCCCGAAAAGGCCCGCCACAAGGTCGCCTTCGACAACCTGACGCCGCTTTATCCGAACGAGCGGCTGAAGATGGAGATCGAGGACCCGACCATCAAGGACCGTTCGGCCCGGATCATCGATCTGGTGGCGCCGATCGGCAAGGGCCAGCGTTCGCTGATCGTGGCGCCGCCGCGCACCGGCAAGACCGTGCTGCTGCAGAACATCGCCCATTCCATCGAGAAGAATCATCCCGAATGCTACCTGATCGTGCTGCTGATCGACGAGCGGCCGGAAGAGGTCACCGACATGCAGCGTTCGGTGAAGGGCGAGGTGATCTCCTCGACCTTTGACGAGCCGGCGAGCCGGCACGTCGCGGTTTCGGAAATGGTCATCGAAAAGGCCAAGCGTCTGGTCGAGCATAAGCGAGATGTTGTGATCCTTCTGGATTCCATCACAAGACTTGGTAGAGCCTTCAACACCGTGGTGCCGAGCTCGGGCAAGGTCCTGACCGGCGGCGTCGATGCGAATGCGCTGCAGCGGCCGAAGCGGTTCTTCGGCGCGGCGCGGAACATCGAGGAGGGCGGCTCGCTGACCATCATCGCCACGGCGCTGATCGACACCGGCTCGCGCATGGACGAGGTGATTTTCGAGGAGTTCAAGGGCACCGGCAACAGCGAGATCGTGCTGGACCGCAAGGTTGCGGACAAGCGCGTCTTCCCGGCGATGGACATCCTGAAGTCCGGCACCCGCAAGGAAGAGTTGCTGGTCGATGCCAAGGACCTGCAGAAGACCTATCTGCTGCGGCGCATCCTGAACCCGATGGGCACCACGGATGCGATCGAGTTCCTGATCTCGAAGCTGAAGCAGACCAAGACCAACAGCGAATTCTTCGACTCGATGAACGCCTGACGGCGCGGAGGATGCGGTGGATACGATCTTTGCCGAGGCGACGCCGCCCGGGCGAGGGGGCGTTACCGTTGTCCGCCTGAGCGGACCGAAGGCGCGTGCCGCGCTGGAATCACTGGCCGGGCCGGTTCCGGCGCCCAGGGTTGCCGCCTTGCGGGCACTGCGGGAGGGCGAGGATCTGATCGACCGCGCCCTGGTCCTGTGGTTCGAGGAGGGTCGCAGCTTTACCGGCGAGGAAGTGGCCGAACTGCATCTGCATGGTGCACCGGTCATTGCCAACCGGCTGGCGCAGGCGCTTCTGAACCAGGGATTGCGGCGGGCGGAAGCGGGCGAATTCACCCGGCGGGCCTTTCTGAATGGGCGCATCGACCTGGCCGAGGCCGAGGGACTGGCCGATCTGCTTTCCGCCGAGACGGAGGCGCAGCGCAAGCTGGCCATGCGCGGGACGGAAGGCGAACTG from Paracoccus sp. MA carries:
- a CDS encoding aromatic ring-hydroxylating dioxygenase subunit alpha, whose protein sequence is MLNTVEILNQLADRRKNFSLSRDLYCDEGVFHADLENLWYREWLFAIPSCDIPKTGNHATLQIGEYPVVIVRGADGQIRAFHNVCRHRGQRLCPKQNGSSPKLVCPYHQWTYDLDGKLLFARDMGPDFDASKYSLKPVHCRTEGGMVFICLADNPPDFERLGSYLRDYVGASDLSNAKVAFTSTIVEKGNWKLVIENNRECYHCGGSHPSLCRTYSDNPLMTVMEGPNAASPEILSHWDRCDKAGLPARFVNEPGMQWRFARVPLLNNAESFTMSTKAAVNRRMGTIPWNDAGSLMFYHFPSSWNHFLPDHAIVFRLLPISPTETEVTSKWLVHKDAVEGVDYDLQKLTEVWLATNDEDRRVVEENQKGILSPAYEPGPYSPNQEEGVIHFVDWYVRQMLDRLSPTPAMAAE
- a CDS encoding CopD family protein is translated as MTDFLALAYPWIKALHVMAVISWMAGLFYLPRLFVYHAERGHTGQEPAQSFRIMEDKLLRMIMRPAMIVTWIAGLALVLTPGIVDWTMIWPWSKAAGVLAMTWFHLWLAGQRKALLRGQGLSGRRYRMMNELPTLFMVVIVLSVIVKF
- the rho gene encoding transcription termination factor Rho; this encodes MTEERLNLSDLKAKSPADLLSMAEEWEIENASTMRKGEMMFSILKEHAEEGFEIGGDGVLEVVQDGFGFLRSTEANYLPGPDDIYVSPDMIRQHSLRTGDTVEGVIRAPGENERYFALTKVERINFEHPEKARHKVAFDNLTPLYPNERLKMEIEDPTIKDRSARIIDLVAPIGKGQRSLIVAPPRTGKTVLLQNIAHSIEKNHPECYLIVLLIDERPEEVTDMQRSVKGEVISSTFDEPASRHVAVSEMVIEKAKRLVEHKRDVVILLDSITRLGRAFNTVVPSSGKVLTGGVDANALQRPKRFFGAARNIEEGGSLTIIATALIDTGSRMDEVIFEEFKGTGNSEIVLDRKVADKRVFPAMDILKSGTRKEELLVDAKDLQKTYLLRRILNPMGTTDAIEFLISKLKQTKTNSEFFDSMNA